The sequence AAGCCTCCACGACGACAGACCGGTCACTCCGATCGCAACCTGGCTTCGTCCGTGATAGGCGTGCCGGAGCGCGACTATGTCGTCCTTCCCGGTAGCGAGCTTCGCAAGCAGGAGCGCGGTGTCGTTCGCTTCCGTACCGGAGTTCGCGAAGAAGCTCTTCTCCAGCCCGTCGGGCGTGATCTCCGCCATCTTGTCCGCAAGGTCCAGCACCGGTTCCGTCAGATAGACGGTGGATGTGTGCTGGAGCCGTCCCACCTGATCGACGACCGCCTTGTTCACGGCCTCATTGCAGTGCCCGACCTGCACGGTCAAGATCCCCGCGAAGAAGTCCAGGTACTCGCGCCCTTCTTCGTCGCGCAGGTGCTGCATTTTCCCTTCGGCCACCACCATGGGGTCTTCGTAGTAGTGCTTCACACAGGGGAGGATTCTCTCGGCCTTCCTCTCCGCAAGACGGCGTCCCTGTTCGGTCATGGTTCCTCTCCGATGGTTTCCCGATGATTCCGTTCAGTCCACATAACCGATGGAGCGCAGGCGGTCTTCTACTTCCGGATCCAGCGGCCCCTCCGGCGGGACGACTCTCGCGTCCGCAATCCAGCGTTCCAGTTCCTCGAACAGACGCACCGGCTCCCCGGCGGGAGGCAGTGCCTGATACTGCAGTTCCCCCGGGTCCGTCCTCGGATCCGTCCAGCCCCGCTGCCTCGCGCCCGGGACCACAAACACCGCCGCTTCCGGGCTTCGCGCCACCCGCGGCTTGCGAAGGTTGGCGTACTCTCCTTCTCTCTCGGCGTCCCAGGGCATCGACGCAACCCCGAAGACCGGCAGCCCGCTTCCACCCCGCGTCCAGTCGGCGAGATTCCCCGCTTCTTCCGGACGACTCCACTCGACCTGAAGTTCCCCGAGGATGGCCGCGGGGACATCGATCGTCCGTACCATGGCGTCGGCAAGGCCCGCGCCGAAGTTCGGACTCCCGCGCACCAGCAGCGGAACGCGGACATCCTGATCGAAGACGGACGGACCGTGCCGGAAGGGCAGCCCCCGTTCACCGAGGCTCTCCCCGTGATCCGAGGTCAGCACCACCATGACGCTCTCTTCGAGTTCCAGCTCCCGGAGGAAACCGCCGATCTCGCGGTCCAGCCCGTCGATCTCCGCCAGGTAGAGCGACGCGACATGCCGCGTCCCGCCACCGTCCAGAAGCGACGGATCATCCCACGCTGCGCGGAGAAACT comes from Gemmatimonadota bacterium and encodes:
- a CDS encoding sulfatase-like hydrolase/transferase, which translates into the protein FFRGGMQFCRAYSPSPTTLASHTSMLTGLWPTTHGVPRNGWYVPEDVETLAEILRESGFSTGAFVSSAALDRSLNLGQGFDPYDSRTVRDVPLDQGWRPAAETLPPAREWWAKREGRAFLWVHLFEPHFPYEPNSVDLALRATGYSGPANGSMEFLRAAWDDPSLLDGGGTRHVASLYLAEIDGLDREIGGFLRELELEESVMVVLTSDHGESLGERGLPFRHGPSVFDQDVRVPLLVRGSPNFGAGLADAMVRTIDVPAAILGELQVEWSRPEEAGNLADWTRGGSGLPVFGVASMPWDAEREGEYANLRKPRVARSPEAAVFVVPGARQRGWTDPRTDPGELQYQALPPAGEPVRLFEELERWIADARVVPPEGPLDPEVEDRLRSIGYVD